One part of the Vibrio palustris genome encodes these proteins:
- the nudC gene encoding NAD(+) diphosphatase translates to MLEKSDEQNAYWCIVSGSDVWSFDGGIPFGTADDFSIPVLDSIQIGTYQNSPVFWVSASSLDWSPECVSLRTFLTMDTELFHIISKAVQYGHMVESQRFCSACGGRNHFNHSQYAMQCQDCRMMHYPRINSCIIVAVRNGDKILLAQHPRHKTGMYTVIAGFVEVGETLEECVTREIYEETGIKVSNIRYQASQPWAFPSNIMTGFLADYASGEIKPDYSELSDAKWFGVDELPDLAPVGTIARTLIEQTLTAIRNGV, encoded by the coding sequence ATGTTAGAAAAAAGTGATGAACAGAACGCTTATTGGTGTATCGTTTCTGGTTCCGACGTCTGGAGTTTTGACGGAGGTATTCCTTTTGGTACTGCCGACGATTTTTCTATCCCTGTTTTGGATAGTATTCAAATTGGAACTTATCAAAATTCGCCCGTATTTTGGGTGAGTGCCAGCTCGTTAGATTGGTCTCCTGAGTGTGTGTCATTACGGACTTTTTTAACGATGGATACTGAGTTGTTTCATATAATCAGCAAAGCAGTACAGTATGGCCATATGGTCGAAAGTCAGCGATTTTGCTCCGCCTGTGGTGGTAGAAACCATTTTAATCACAGCCAATATGCCATGCAGTGCCAAGACTGCCGTATGATGCATTATCCACGTATCAATAGCTGCATTATCGTTGCGGTACGTAATGGAGATAAAATTCTACTCGCTCAGCACCCTCGCCATAAAACCGGTATGTACACGGTCATTGCCGGGTTTGTCGAAGTAGGTGAAACACTCGAAGAATGTGTCACTCGCGAAATTTATGAAGAGACGGGCATAAAAGTAAGCAATATACGCTATCAAGCCAGTCAGCCTTGGGCTTTCCCTTCTAATATTATGACAGGCTTTCTTGCCGACTATGCAAGTGGAGAGATTAAGCCTGATTACAGTGAGCTGAGTGATGCAAAGTGGTTTGGTGTGGATGAGCTACCTGACTTAGCCCCAGTAGGTACTATTGCGCGTACCCTGATTGAACAAACCTTGACCGCGATTCGTAATGGTGTGTGA
- a CDS encoding TetR/AcrR family transcriptional regulator, protein MKTKQKIILAALELFNEHGERNITTNHIAAHLGISPGNLYYHYRNKQEIIHAIFSVYSDELIDRFTPLQGQHESLTLLKHYLNSIFTLMWKYRFFYANLPEILQRDDKLHTDYIAVQDRLQANLIKIVRAFVELKLLDISEEDMPTISTTLHLVASTWLSYQSAMSLQTRITEQVIHKGMLQMISIVKPVATPIGLEQLELLEEGVQAMHIEGNDI, encoded by the coding sequence ATGAAAACAAAACAAAAAATCATTTTGGCCGCGTTAGAACTGTTTAATGAGCATGGTGAGCGCAATATAACGACAAACCATATTGCTGCACATCTAGGCATTAGCCCAGGTAATTTGTATTACCATTACCGTAATAAGCAAGAAATTATTCATGCGATTTTCTCTGTATATTCTGACGAATTGATTGATCGTTTTACTCCCTTGCAAGGCCAACATGAAAGCCTCACGCTGCTAAAGCATTATCTTAATTCTATTTTCACTTTGATGTGGAAGTATCGTTTTTTCTATGCCAATTTGCCCGAAATTCTGCAACGTGACGATAAACTACATACAGACTACATTGCCGTACAAGATCGATTACAAGCGAATTTGATCAAGATTGTGCGAGCGTTTGTTGAGTTAAAGTTACTCGATATTAGTGAAGAGGATATGCCGACGATATCGACGACGCTTCATTTAGTCGCATCAACATGGCTATCGTATCAATCTGCGATGTCGTTACAAACCCGCATTACTGAGCAAGTGATCCATAAAGGGATGTTGCAAATGATTTCGATTGTTAAGCCCGTTGCCACACCAATAGGGTTGGAGCAATTAGAACTATTAGAAGAAGGGGTTCAAGCTATGCACATAGAGGGCAATGATATATAA
- the hemE gene encoding uroporphyrinogen decarboxylase — protein MTEIKNDRYLRALLKQPVDYTPVWMMRQAGRYLPEYREVRAQAGDFMSLCRDADLASEVTLQPLRRFPLDAAILFSDILTIPDAMGLGLHFVAGEGPKFALPIQRKADVLNLPTPDPEGELQYVMNAVRQIRKDLQGEVPLIGFSGSPWTLATYMIEGGPSKAFTKIKKMMYAEPATLHLLLDKLADSVIDYLNAQIKAGAQSVMVFDTWGGVLTPKDYQDFSLQYMHKIVDGLIRENEGRRVPVTLFTKNGGMWLEKIVATGCDAVGLDWTINISDAKARVGDKVTLQGNMDPSILYASPERIRQEVGSILDDYGHDDTGHVFNLGHGIHLDVPPDNAGVFVDAVHELSKPYHKSSV, from the coding sequence ATGACAGAAATAAAGAACGATCGTTATTTACGCGCACTGCTCAAACAGCCAGTGGATTATACCCCAGTGTGGATGATGCGTCAGGCAGGTCGTTATCTTCCTGAGTACCGTGAAGTGCGAGCGCAAGCTGGCGACTTTATGTCATTGTGCCGTGATGCAGATTTAGCTTCTGAAGTGACATTGCAGCCTTTGCGTCGTTTTCCTCTGGATGCGGCAATCTTGTTCTCCGATATTCTCACTATCCCAGATGCGATGGGATTAGGGCTACACTTTGTGGCTGGAGAAGGGCCGAAATTTGCCTTGCCAATTCAACGTAAGGCAGATGTATTAAATCTCCCAACCCCTGATCCAGAAGGTGAACTACAATATGTAATGAATGCGGTGCGCCAAATCCGTAAAGATTTGCAAGGTGAAGTCCCGTTAATTGGTTTTTCTGGTAGCCCTTGGACACTTGCAACTTATATGATTGAAGGCGGTCCATCTAAAGCATTCACTAAGATTAAGAAGATGATGTACGCAGAGCCGGCAACGCTGCATTTACTTCTAGACAAGTTAGCCGATAGTGTTATCGATTACCTTAATGCGCAAATCAAAGCAGGTGCCCAATCTGTTATGGTATTTGATACTTGGGGTGGGGTATTAACGCCAAAAGATTATCAAGACTTCTCATTGCAGTACATGCATAAAATAGTCGATGGTTTGATTCGTGAAAATGAAGGTCGCCGCGTGCCAGTGACTCTATTTACGAAAAATGGTGGCATGTGGCTTGAGAAAATCGTAGCAACGGGGTGTGATGCGGTTGGTTTAGACTGGACTATTAATATTTCTGATGCGAAAGCTCGTGTCGGTGATAAGGTGACATTACAAGGAAATATGGATCCTTCAATCCTCTATGCAAGTCCTGAGCGTATTCGTCAAGAAGTCGGCTCGATTCTAGACGATTACGGACACGATGATACTGGACATGTCTTTAACCTTGGTCATGGTATTCATCTTGATGTTCCGCCAGACAACGCTGGGGTTTTTGTGGACGCGGTTCATGAGTTATCTAAACCTTATCATAAATCAAGCGTATAG